One Periophthalmus magnuspinnatus isolate fPerMag1 chromosome 4, fPerMag1.2.pri, whole genome shotgun sequence genomic window, ataatccgaaatttacggtatatataaatacatgcaAGTCTGAGGTTTGATTTGtagctaaatacatttttatgctaTGCAATTATAATCCCACTCTTTAAAAGCTCTGCCCTTTGTATATTAGAGTTCACTATAGAATACAATTATTCTCAATCAAATTCCTGTGATTTTACAACATAACATATTGCTGAGTGAAATGTAAAGGGTAAACTTTTTTTATCCTCCTCCTTGTTGTAATACTCAGATAGAGGTATAGTGAATGCTATGATGAGTCTGAACCTGGCAAAGTTGATGGCGAGCAGTGGGTCATGAACATCATCGATCTCCAGATGTTGAGCTACAATAGACTGCATTTTGACCAGGCTTCTGTTGGTGGCCTGCTGCTCTGTCACTGTGTCTGTGGGGGTTTGCTCCTGGCTGCAGAGGCGTGACTGCACAGACTCCAAAAACAGAGTGTATAAGCTCTTCCTCTCTGCATCTGCAACATAAAATATGTAGGTTTTCAGTCTTTAACACTTATGGAGTCTATGGGGGTCAATATGTGAACTAATATtgctttaacttttttaatttgcaagattcagattctaaaatgtaTTAGGTTAGCGAAATGTAACTCTTGAATATTAGGATGAGTGTATTATagcaacaaattaaaatatgtaataataatgaacaaaaagaaCTTAAACAAGTTTTTAGTATGATTACATCACTGATATTACTATAGATTAATTATTAGTAGTACACAAATATGTATTTAAGTTGAACTTTGACTAAATAAGGCTGACCTCTGGATGACCTCTCTGACTGCTTCGAGTCCTTGCCATCTAGGTTCTTCAGCAGCTGCATGGACTTCCCGGCCATAATGATCTGCTTCAGCACTGGTTTGAGGAAGGACACCATGGTGAGGTGCCTGTTGCCAGGACCCTGTTCACCTCCAGAGCTGCCACTGGCTGAGTCGTTCTgcttctcctcactctccacGGTCTCAGAGACACTGTACAGAGTGTAAGTAGCATACCAGAAATCTCTGTGGTTCACCGGGACATCCTTGTTCCtgaaaaaatatgattttttattaCCACCAATTTCAGGTAATATCACAACATGttacaaactgtattttttatttaaaacagggCTTCACTTATGAATGTTAGTAAGTTTATAAGTAATAATTTTATATACCGtcttttctggactataagtcacacttttttcatagtttgtccggaaGTGTACAagtatactcagatgcgacgtatatgtgaaattattaaaatatataatttcacatcttcgtcaCACTGAAACGCACGaaggcactctaggcttgtgtaccagtaacAGAGCCACACAGAAAAGGAAgtggcgcttcatctacttccagagcaggcggagtttgttcagaagagataccgaggatgaagaattcaatggatttagtgatttggagtgagatccagattTTGGTAAACTTGTTAGGTTGTTTTTATGCTTAAGTTAACATGGTTAACATaccagattttgtaaaataaatttcctaaaaaaaatgtaacttatagtccagtgtgacttacttatacttgttttttttcttaattattacaCATTTGGCTGGTCCAAAAAATACGGTACTTAATCTTAGACATTTTAGAAGGAAACAAACAATTAAACCATAGTGTAAACACTGTAGCTATGGAACTATAATGCATTAGATgtatatcatattttttaacacacCCAAAGCACTTAAATGATACGATTTAATGGACTTTAAATATCCCTGGCCTCGTAGCATAACTGCCAAAGTCTTTTTTGGCCTAATCTCCAGTTCCTAGTGCATCTGCAGGTGTCATAAACCACCACAGTCACCTTATTGACAAAGGCATCTTTGTCTTTGTATTTTCACAAAAACCTTGTGACTTGGGCAATTATGCTATGAGGGTATACCTCTGAATTATGAACTCTTTGGCTGGGTCAAACAGGTGTCCATGCACTATCCACTCATCCACTATCTCCAAATATGGTCGAACTGTCTCTGtccaaagagagaagagaagcgCTACCTAAAAGCAGAAAATGAAACCGGAAATATAAGACAGATTCCAGATTCTGAAAAGCTGTGCATAAGTAACATCAAACTGACAGCTTGTTCCGATGCTTCTCCGACGCTGTCATACTCCAGGATGGCCTTGTACAAAGTGTTGAGCAGATGGGATGCCCTGACCACATTAGGGGTGTGAGGAGGCACCTCTGCCACACCTGTGCAGAACACCTTATGTAATACTTTTATCTGGACCAAGTGAGGGCTGATGCGCTCCAAGACACCAGAGAGGGTGATAGTTTCATCTGCAAGGGGATAAAGCATACAGATATTTATGAAGTTTGACTGTAAAGAAAGAGGACTTTTACTGTGTCATTCCTAATTTCTAATTATGCCGTGTTTTATGGAACAACATAATTTGGACTCTTAAGCACAGGTCATTTCTGTAGTATAAATTCAAATAATGTATGTGTCCACACAACTCAACCAAAGCAACAGAACCATTAGTTTCCTTTGTCTCTTTCCTTCCCTTCACATACACTCTAGTTTATAAATTGTGGTAAAATGCTACCCTGTAAATTCTTCTTTATACTTGTTTctgatgcaaaaaaaaagctcaagTGCCACAAAAGTTTACAGATTTTGATTCAGAAAATGGTATTCATTCCCAAGCACAATGCATGAATTAATAgaataaacagaagaaacaTTACTGTTTTGAAACTGAACTAACTTCACTCCAAAATATGCATATCTTTCATTATCTTCTACTCATATGGTGGTAACTTGgtttaatttgtttaatttggCATACCTatctaaactaaaatgaaaagcTTCTATTACCGGTACTCACCGTTACATACAATTTCTTTCTCTATGGTAGTGAGTTCCTCTTTGAAGATGGTGAAGTATTTGTTGAGAGCCCACACAAAGGCCTGGTACGTCCTGAACGGAGGCTCTGAGCCCTTTTTGGAGGTAGTTCCTGGGGGCCCTGGATCTGTGCTGTACCCTGTCACTTCATCTATAAACTTCTGCAGCCTGGACACTGCCTGACCGTAGACAGCAATGTGTTCAAGTATAGATCGCAGGCAGTTCTGTGCAATAAAGGAAAATGGAAGtagttacaaaaacaaagcatgtATATATAAGAATAAATATAAGAAGGTACAGTACAGCAATACTATAAAATTTTATACTTGAGCTACTGTGATCAATAAAAATTGTCTGAATTGAAGCCTAAATCTGCCTGTCAAAGCCTGTAAAACCCATTACAAATGCaaggtattattattaaatcGCTATTGTTGTGTCCACAACAAACTCACAATACTTTGATAGAAAAATAAGGGTCTGTAAGGTAACATTTTTCATGCCTCATGTAATGTAGCCGGGCAATTACGCCTCATTTGCAAAAAACTGTAAATGCACTTACACCAGTCAGATGAGTTACCACAACATTATTGCGAACAGTCACTTTTCCATCATGGGTttgaaaaataaactgtttCTTGACTCCAGATAACAGCCTGCAATAAAATAAGCACAACTAATCAACTAATACGGCAAAAGGCCATAACAAACACAGATGAAAACATACAATTTTCAAGGTAAAAGAGTAACTGATAAATGCCTTTGTAAGTTTTCACAATAAACATATTGAAAAACAACTACATGATTATGTCATACCATAATGTCTCCCGAATTACTTGAGTCTCAGTGACAAAAGCCTTTTCTTCCACGATATACAAAGGGTCTGTGTTGTACAAGTGCTGGTCCCTACCAAAAAGAAGAACATTCATATAATACAGTTGACACCAGATGTTTAcagacactatataaaaagacatacacttttttcatgaaaatcagactaaacttttcctgttttaggtcaattagaattgccaaaattatttctatttgctaaatgtcagaataagagagaaggattttttagacaatttttcattgatttcagaagtttacatacaggaAGATTACtatacatttaaacaatttgggaaaacccagatgatgatgccaggtctttggaagcttctgatttatTCTGGTTtactgacaacatttgagttaattatagACAACCTGTGGATGTGtttgaaacacacctgaaacacactgcttctttgtgtaacatcatgggaaagtcaaaagaaatcagcaaACATATCaagaagagaattgtggacttgcacaagtctggttcatccttgggtgcaattttcagatgcctaaaggtgccacgttcatctgttcaaacaattttacacaagtataaagaccatgggaatgtccagccatcatactgctCAGTAAGGAGACAGGTTCTGTAAAGagactgtttggccataatgagcatcgttcTGTTTGTAAGAAAAAGGGGGAAGTTtacaagcctgagaacaccattcCAACTGTGAAAcacaggggtggcagcatcatgttggggttgttttgctgcagaagggactggtgcacttcacaaaatagatggcatcagagggaaaaaaacattacgtggaaatactgaagcaacagcCAGGAAGTTACAGCTtaggcacaaatgggtcttccaaatgaacagtgacccaaagcaaactgccaaactggttacacaGTGGCTttaggataacaaagtcaatgttttgaagTGGCCAACACAAAACCCTGATCTCAAtcatattgaaaatttatgggaagacctgaaaaggcatgtgtgagcaaggcggcctacaaacgtggctcagttacaccagttatGGGTCAAAATTCCTGTCAACTTTTGTGAGAAGCtcgtggaaggatatccaaaacgtttgacccaagtcatacagtttaaaagcaatggtaccaaatattaaagaaatgtatgtaaaaattttcattttcattattctgacattaagcaaatataaataattttagtaatcctaattgaactaaaacaggaaaggtatAGTCTGATCTCATGTCatgcagtgagaaaaaaagcatacgtgtctttttatatagtgtctgTAAACTTCAAGTTTCAATTTTTATCCTCTTTtctaatatattatatatgatCCACATATGGTTGCTTTGTCttacatacacatttttaaattatttcgtAGTGGTTTAAGTTTAATCAGGTTTTCCAAAATACTTCATGGTCTTACCAAAAATTTAGTAGGTTGGAGTGTAGGTGCAGGCTGTGTGGAAAGCGGGAAGCATTTGGCACCCAATATGGTGTCACAACATGCTGCTCAAGCCAGGCCCGAGCATCAGGTTCTCCCACTGTAATAGCACAGGTGATGATCACTATTAAAACCATGAGAACTTTAAATGTAATTCCTTATACCTGTCCAGGCAACTGGCACTGGCTTTTCATTTGCATTGTCTTGATCTTCTTGGGGCGTCCTGTCCAGCTGTATCCCAGAATCCTCTCTGCTAATTACTTGTTGGCTCTCATCCTCTTCACTTTCCTCCTCAGACCATtcctgtaaataaaataatattaatcatCTTATTGTTACATTATGTTAATGAACTACTCACTGGTGTGTCTGGATAAGGTCCAATGTCTATGTCTTCACCCTCCATCAAATATTTACCCCAATCAAAACTGTCCTTTTGGTCTACATCATTTTCACAAGAACATAATTATAAACATGGAACATGTAagaaatgttaatatttcaactAACAAGTCAAATATTGGCTCACCTGCTTCTTTTAGCCTAGGTCTCTCAGTAAAGTTGGTGTTTGAAGGCGACCCAGACAGGAAGAGCAGCAGAgacaaaatactaaaatgtaCATCAGTCTGGAAAACAAAGACACAGTTTTATGCATGATGCTTGCTAGGACAATACTGGTGTACATTGCAATCTTATTTGACACACACCTTGGTTTCATCTGTATTGGGTAATGGAGAATTTAGGAACTCCTCTGTCAGTTTCATCCAACTTTGGGCTTTACTTACATCAGAGTGAACCATGAGCTTTTCGTGGATGctacaaagcaataaaaaggGGCTAAGTATGAATAGCAAAAACTCTATATGTATGCAAACAAACTTGCAGAGAGCATGAATAGCAATGTAATAGCAATGTTTAAATACAATAGAGATCTAAAGAAACTGTAACATATTTGCAAACAGAGGTTTACCCATTAATGCTACGCTGCACTTTATGGGTGTCCACGTCCAGAAAGCGATGGAACCTGTAAAAACATTGTTATTAGCGTCACATAGCTCTGCTCTAGTACTTTTAGCAGCTAACTTGCTAGCACacggtttgtgtcaaatgtaatGAACTTACTTGAAATTGGACCATGCGAATTTAAGGGCACGTTGAAAATTCTCGTCGTCTTCATCTTCTATCCCAGTCATATGCGAAATCAGCCTCTTAgtttccttctctgtctctttctcaaaTGTGCTCCAGTGTGCCATAGTGATGTTGATGGAGGCTATTGCTACAGCTGAGGACTTTATATTTAGCTACTTTTAACAACGGTATGTTCAGTCATCATTTAGCGTATGAATCTACGGGGATATAAGAATCTCTAAGGGAAAACTTATCATTTAAAAACCACCATACATCTCGGTATCTTCATGTTTTGCATTGCCGCGCTACATGTACAAGACAACCTCAGAGCGCATGCGTGACTGTACAGAGATCGTTTAGTAGAGAAGATGACAAACTACAGACCATAAACTAATTTATTCTAAGAATATGAGCTTACAATTAACACAATTTATGGTCTCGATATTAAACACATGTTTTAACTGATATTGACTAAGTTTGTTTTGCCAGTAAGTGAAAGCGCACGGAACAGTGTTTATGCATGTTATGGTGCTACTTGGGACTTCCTGTGGccctgtcaaaataaaaccctCTACATTCATCCACTACAGAACGAGTCTTATTGTGAAAGCACAGACTCAAACTGTGCAGGCGGCAAGTGTCATGGATGTATTAAAATAAGATTTGAGCATAGTACTTTGTAAATGAGGCCTAATCAACTTACACTATGGGCTACTTAAAATATTGCCTATTGCCCAGAATACAGGAATTGAGGCGTCTTGTTCAGAACTGGGACTGGGAAACCaatgaaaacttttttttctcagcaAGATGTCTCTCATTTCATGCTCAGTCACACTTAAACAGAGGTGCTATCCCATATCTGATTGGTTTCCATCTGTCACCCTGTGCAAAGCGAGCATGCAttgcaaaagacgaaattaaatctgtgaGTCTTTGATAAGGCTTAGAGTCTGCAACCTTTATAGCGAAATAGACTATACaaaggaataataaataaaaactatcaTTGGACCACTTTCTATAACTATTCACAGATGCCCTCAGTGTTTATCAAGACTTAGAAGAAACAGGGAGGATTTTGTACCGGGGCGTGGCCTGTCCCCCCCCCTTCCTCACGCACCACACGCACAGAGCGGAGCCTTCAACCTCAAGCATAACTTCGGAGAGCCTCGAACACAGCGCACCGTTGCCTCCGGAGAAGCCACAGCCACGGCCCCTCACGGcgagaggagatgaagaggagggtgCACAAGAAATATTTGATACTGATTCTCGCGTACTCGGGTCTACTTCTGCTTGTGCCGTACGTGCTCGACTACCGGGACAAATCTGTTGAACACGGCAGACACGGACTGCCGCAGCAACAGTCGAGATGCCCGGATTTGGCGAACACGGTGGCGATGCTGTGGGATAATAACGGAGTGAACTCGAGCGACGCATCGTCCACGGAGCCCGCGGGGAACCGGAGCCAGTCTCGTATACACATCTACCTCCATGCCACCTGGAGAACTGGTTCGTCTTTTCTGGGGGAGCTTTTCAACCAGCACCCCGATGTTTTCTACCTGTACGAGCCAATGTGGCACATCTGGCAAGCTTTGTATCCAGGAGACGCAGGGAGCCTTCAGGGCGCAGTGAGGGACATGTTGAACGCTTTGTATCGCTGCGACTTCTCCGTACTCAAACTTTACGCAGGGACACAAAACATAAGCACATCATTTATATTTGGGTGGAAAATGAACAAAGTGATCTGCTCAGAGCCGCTCTGTGACGCACACAAGAGGCACGAGGTCGGGCTGGTGAGACAAGATCTGTGCGCAAAGTGCCAAAAGAAGGACATTCGGGAGCTGGAGAAGGAGTGTAAGAAGTACCCGGTGATGGTTATCAAAGGGGTGCGCGTCCTGGACCTTAGCACCCTGGTGCCTTTGGTGAAAGACCCCGCGATAAACCTCCAGATAGTGCAGCTCTTCAGAGACCCCCGAGCCGTGCACAACTCCCGGCTCAAGTCCAAGCAGGCCCTGGTGAAGGAGAGCATCCAGGTGGCCCTTTATTCTATTTTGGGTGGCATGAAATGggattttaaaatacagaaagatgAAATCCTGTTATTCAGTTTTCACAATATAGGGGGGAAATATTAGGCTTAGTGATGATAGTGATTTAGAGGTTTTAGACTGTGCCTCAGCGCAAGAATACATTAGCATTAAGTGTTGAAGGAATGTGAAGACACACTGAATGACAATAGGAAGCGAATGCTAAAGTTTAGAGGTTCGAGTCTCAATTATCCTATATAAACCCTTCCTACTAGAAGAAAATAATGGTGAATTCAAATTATTATAGGCCACCACTCTTAAACGttctacattatgcaaaatctattcttctgagctttaagccatgttataatgttattgcctcatcaaaaacatggccagagttttgtttcattcacacacatgtttgagtaacactttattattaatctgtctacatctccaaagcccaaaattccctgttccaccttgtgatgtcatgaagcgatagttttcaagttaatagctccttttaccttttggttcagtagagactgggaatttcagtgctgaaatgatgcaaatgattctggtgaaggtgtgtggcgtttaaaaacacagtggaatatTTCCTATATCAGGTgaaacggagtgttttctgtttgagagaagcctaaatatgcagtttttgtgAGTtaatctccaggtatgtttgatgaggaaacaacattataacatagatcagaaaatagcataatatggtcTGTTTAAAAGGGAGTAGGCTCAACTCAAAAGGCTTTATTTAGTTTGTTGAATTGTTATTTCTTACTTGTTGGAGATTTGAGTAAAGACAACTAATTCATGATAACTAGCCGTCTTAATAAGATAGGCCTACATTCTTCTGTTATACATTAATAATGAATTATCTTAACCTGATTTTCATAGAGGGGCAGTACATGAGCTGAATAGTTACCATAATAAGCATAAATGTGAACATTTATTAAGCTGCAATTAAATGTATGTGATACAATTTCACTATCATTGAAATATTTTGCAGGTACTAAGGAGTAAGAAGCAAAATGACAAGTACAAGCGTCTTCTGGTACCAAACAGGGTAAATCGTGCTGAGAGCTATGTGTCCAGCGCTATGGAGCTAATTTGCGATAACTGGCTCAACGACATGTTCTTGGTCACCAACTCTCCCCAGTGGCTGAAGCGGAACTATATCAAAATCCGCTACGAAGACCTGGTCATGCGCCCGATGGAAGAGCTTCAAAGATTGTATCGTTTCTCCAACCTGTCCACCAATGCAGCTCTAGATAAGTTTGCTTTGAACATGACTCATGGACAGGGGTATTCCTCGGACAGGCCGTTCTTGATTTCTTCTAGGGATGCAAAAGAGGCCATTTTTGCATGGAGAGAGAGGTTGAACATTGAGCAGATCAGTCAGGTGGAGGCATTCTGTAGTGAAGTGATGAGGCA contains:
- the tubgcp5 gene encoding gamma-tubulin complex component 5 encodes the protein MAHWSTFEKETEKETKRLISHMTGIEDEDDENFQRALKFAWSNFKFHRFLDVDTHKVQRSINGIHEKLMVHSDVSKAQSWMKLTEEFLNSPLPNTDETKTDVHFSILSLLLFLSGSPSNTNFTERPRLKEADQKDSFDWGKYLMEGEDIDIGPYPDTPEWSEEESEEDESQQVISREDSGIQLDRTPQEDQDNANEKPVPVAWTVGEPDARAWLEQHVVTPYWVPNASRFPHSLHLHSNLLNFWDQHLYNTDPLYIVEEKAFVTETQVIRETLWLLSGVKKQFIFQTHDGKVTVRNNVVVTHLTGNCLRSILEHIAVYGQAVSRLQKFIDEVTGYSTDPGPPGTTSKKGSEPPFRTYQAFVWALNKYFTIFKEELTTIEKEIVCNDETITLSGVLERISPHLVQIKVLHKVFCTGVAEVPPHTPNVVRASHLLNTLYKAILEYDSVGEASEQAVALLFSLWTETVRPYLEIVDEWIVHGHLFDPAKEFIIQRNKDVPVNHRDFWYATYTLYSVSETVESEEKQNDSASGSSGGEQGPGNRHLTMVSFLKPVLKQIIMAGKSMQLLKNLDGKDSKQSERSSRDAERKSLYTLFLESVQSRLCSQEQTPTDTVTEQQATNRSLVKMQSIVAQHLEIDDVHDPLLAINFARLYLEQSDFHERFSGGDFNVDRSSQSVTCQTFELTLRSCLYPHIQRRYIECCGNLMKTLKKDYSLLEYLQAMRNYFLLEAGDTMYDFYTAIFDKVQEKESWQQPSFLNVQLQEAVGQRYPEDSSRLSVFLEPIDPARKKHPVNNLEVLTLSYKVPWPVDIVISSECQKIYNQVFLLLLQIKWAKYSLDTVRFSDFTEVVKKVDGAMPEEVKLKEPVNQQIHRMCLLRVKLMHFVNSLHNYIMTRILHSTGLEFQHQVQEAKDLDQLIKIHYKYLATIHDRCLLREKVSFVKEAIMKVLNLVLIFSDRWQAGIGAWKIESIDKMESDFKNCHMFLVTILNKAVCRGSFPHLESLALSLMAGFEQC
- the chst7 gene encoding carbohydrate sulfotransferase 7 gives rise to the protein MKRRVHKKYLILILAYSGLLLLVPYVLDYRDKSVEHGRHGLPQQQSRCPDLANTVAMLWDNNGVNSSDASSTEPAGNRSQSRIHIYLHATWRTGSSFLGELFNQHPDVFYLYEPMWHIWQALYPGDAGSLQGAVRDMLNALYRCDFSVLKLYAGTQNISTSFIFGWKMNKVICSEPLCDAHKRHEVGLVRQDLCAKCQKKDIRELEKECKKYPVMVIKGVRVLDLSTLVPLVKDPAINLQIVQLFRDPRAVHNSRLKSKQALVKESIQVLRSKKQNDKYKRLLVPNRVNRAESYVSSAMELICDNWLNDMFLVTNSPQWLKRNYIKIRYEDLVMRPMEELQRLYRFSNLSTNAALDKFALNMTHGQGYSSDRPFLISSRDAKEAIFAWRERLNIEQISQVEAFCSEVMRHLGYQKHSTDKKT